GGAGAGACGGCTCGGCCCGGTCGTGAAGCAGGGCGTGGGTCCGTCGGTGACAACGGAGAATTCGGCGTCCAAACGGGGGTTCGTGGGGACGCTGGTGTGGCGCTGCTGCGCGACCGCGTCGGTAACACTGCCGTTCCCGGATGAATCGGCTCGCTGCGGCGGGTGGCCCGATCAGTGGATCCCTGGGGGGCGTTGGTCACGGGATCGGTGATGACGACACTGGGACGGGACACACCTGACTGCAGGGCAGCCAGAGCCGGGTCGTCAGTGTGTCCGGTCGACAGGGCGTGGCGAACGCGACGCATCAGGTCGAGAAGGGCTCGTCCATTGGAAGGACGCATGGCTGGGTCGCGCGATGTACAAGCACGCACCAGACCGTCAAGGTAGCTCGGGATGAGCCATGCGATGTCACGTTCAGCGCGGGTGCCATTGGCCAGATACTGGGAGGGAAGGGGGACGTCCTTGTTGACGTGGGCCCACGCCACCTGAATGGGGGAGTCCCCGGTATGAGGTTTGTGGCCGGTGAGCATCTCGAACAACACGATGCCGGCGGAGTAGATGTCCGAGCGCTCGTCCGAACTGCCTCGTGTCACCCGTTCGGGCGGAATGTAGGACACCGTGCCGATGAGCTGCCCGGAGGTCGCCGACATCGTCTGATTGCCGACGGCACGCGCCAAGCCGAAGTCAGCCACCTTGATCTGGCCGCGGTCGGAGATGAGGACGTTCTCGGGTTTGACGTCGCGATGCACCATCCCGTCCTCGTGCGCGCTGGCCAGGGCAGACACCACCGGCTCGAGGAGATCAAGGGCGCGCACCGGGGTCAGCGGCGCCTGTTGGGTGATGATGTGACGCAAGGTGCACCCAGGCACATATTCCATGACGATGAAGGGACGATCCCCGTCCATCCCCTGATCGAAGACGGACACGACATGGGGATTGACGAGCCGGGCTGCAGCTTTGGCCTCGGAATCGAATCGCTCCGCGAGTTCCGCGTCGAGTCCCTCGTGCATGACCTTGACCGCGACGATGCGAGGAAGGCACAAATCCTGGGCTCGATACACGGTCGCCATCCCGCCACGAGCGATTTTGGACACGATCTCGTAGCGACCCTCGAGGATGTGGCCCACCAAGGGGTCAGTGCTCATGGTCATGGTCACGATTACGCCTCACGCACGGTCGGGGAAGAAGGGTGTGCGGCCCACCTCGAAGTGTATGCGCAGTCTCCACGAGCGGATCGCAGCGCGACCCGGCGAGTCCTCAGGCCGCACTCGTGACTGTCGCCCGTCGTCAGGGGTCCCCAGCTCCCTCGTGACGGCTCCGTCGCTGGTCTGGGGCAACTGCCTCAGAAGCGGCGCTCGACGCACTGGCGGGCCAGCTCGCGCAGAGCGGTCCTGCCATCCTCGGTCATCTCAGCGTTGTCCAGTGCTGCCACAGCGCGCCGATGGCACTCGTCGATGGTTGACTCGACGGCATCCTTGGCCCCGCTGGTCTCAATGATGCGGCGGGCCACGGCCACGTCGGAGTCGTCGAGGTCGGGGCGATTGAGGAATCCCTCCAATCGTGCTGCGTCCTTGGCGTCAGCCTGGTTGAGGGCATGGGCGACGAGGACCGTGCGCTTGCCTTCTCGCAGATCATCCCCGGCCGGCTTGCCGGTGAGCTCGGCGTCACCGAAGATACCGAGCAGGTCATCGCGGTACTGGAAAGCTCGCCCGATGGGGGAGCCGAAATCGGCCATGGCCTGCTGGAGGCCATCCGAACCGCCTGCCAGCGCCACCCCGATCTGGCAGGGGCGCACCACGGTGTAGGAGGCGCACTTGTACTCCACGACCCGGCCGACAAGATCAAGGGCTGACTCACAGCCCGACCCCGCCATCCCCGATTGAGAGGTGACGTCGAGGACCTGGCCGCAGGTGACCTCGGTGCGCATGGCGTCCAGGAGAGGCGTCGCGGCTGCCAGTGTGCCGGCATCCAGGGGCGCCGAGGTGAACATCTGGGCAGACCACATCATCAGCAGGTCACCCAGCAGGATGGCGATGTCGAACCCGAATTGTTCGGAGGGGCCGCCACCCTTGGCCTCGGCATGAGCGGCCTCGAAGCGACGATGCACCGACGGCAGGCCACGCCGGGTGTCGGAGTGGTCCATGAGATCGTCGTGAACCAGGGCCGATACGTGCAACAGTTCGAGGCTGGCCGCGGCCTGCAACAGCCCGCTGGGCTCGTCAGGCTGCCCTGCGGCGGCCACATGGCCCCAGTAGCAGAACGCAGGACGAAGTCTCTTGCCCCCACCGGTGTAGTCGCGGCACGCGTCAAGAACAGGCGACAACTCGGCACCGATGGCGTCGACAACCACCTTCTCCTCATCGAGGAAAGAGGAGATTCTCGCGCTCACAGCCTCTCGAAAGTCAGCG
The genomic region above belongs to Cutibacterium equinum and contains:
- a CDS encoding protein kinase domain-containing protein, giving the protein MTMSTDPLVGHILEGRYEIVSKIARGGMATVYRAQDLCLPRIVAVKVMHEGLDAELAERFDSEAKAAARLVNPHVVSVFDQGMDGDRPFIVMEYVPGCTLRHIITQQAPLTPVRALDLLEPVVSALASAHEDGMVHRDVKPENVLISDRGQIKVADFGLARAVGNQTMSATSGQLIGTVSYIPPERVTRGSSDERSDIYSAGIVLFEMLTGHKPHTGDSPIQVAWAHVNKDVPLPSQYLANGTRAERDIAWLIPSYLDGLVRACTSRDPAMRPSNGRALLDLMRRVRHALSTGHTDDPALAALQSGVSRPSVVITDPVTNAPQGSTDRATRRSEPIHPGTAVLPTRSRSSATPASPRTPVWTPNSPLSPTDPRPASRPGRAVSPTNHTRRRTPYRPTNQPSSHSRLAQDAVHRRRRGVLATVFIVLVTVLCAYLVFHFASSQYSASELPRTPSVAQTDHSESFGLHAFSQEI
- a CDS encoding polyprenyl synthetase family protein, giving the protein MFPFDPSAPVSADFREAVSARISSFLDEEKVVVDAIGAELSPVLDACRDYTGGGKRLRPAFCYWGHVAAAGQPDEPSGLLQAAASLELLHVSALVHDDLMDHSDTRRGLPSVHRRFEAAHAEAKGGGPSEQFGFDIAILLGDLLMMWSAQMFTSAPLDAGTLAAATPLLDAMRTEVTCGQVLDVTSQSGMAGSGCESALDLVGRVVEYKCASYTVVRPCQIGVALAGGSDGLQQAMADFGSPIGRAFQYRDDLLGIFGDAELTGKPAGDDLREGKRTVLVAHALNQADAKDAARLEGFLNRPDLDDSDVAVARRIIETSGAKDAVESTIDECHRRAVAALDNAEMTEDGRTALRELARQCVERRF